In the Candidatus Angelobacter sp. genome, one interval contains:
- a CDS encoding paraquat-inducible protein A, producing the protein MEPHSPLITIHRRAGWTIVLMLLAAIGFFVAGIFLPFTSVTKLWLFENQISVYRGLIILWGEGELFLFLILFVFTLCFPLVKINALLALWLYPGLTAEQARTFYKFVANMGKWSMLDVFVVAILVLTVKSGGVASINVESGFFLFFVSVLLTQFASMWTGRIASRLEK; encoded by the coding sequence ATGGAACCGCACTCCCCATTGATTACCATACACCGGCGGGCCGGCTGGACGATCGTGTTGATGTTGCTGGCGGCAATCGGGTTCTTTGTCGCCGGCATCTTTCTGCCATTCACCTCCGTGACCAAGCTGTGGTTGTTTGAGAACCAAATCTCCGTTTATCGGGGTCTCATCATCCTCTGGGGCGAGGGCGAACTGTTTTTGTTTTTGATCCTCTTTGTGTTCACCCTCTGTTTCCCGCTCGTGAAAATCAACGCCCTGCTGGCGCTCTGGCTTTATCCTGGGCTGACCGCCGAGCAGGCGCGGACGTTCTACAAGTTCGTGGCGAACATGGGCAAATGGTCCATGCTCGATGTGTTTGTCGTCGCGATTCTCGTGCTGACCGTGAAATCCGGAGGCGTGGCGAGCATCAATGTGGAAAGCGGCTTTTTTCTGTTTTTCGTTTCCGTCCTGTTGACGCAATTCGCGTCGATGTGGACCGGCAGAATCGCCTCGCGGCTGGAGAAATAG
- a CDS encoding VOC family protein, with product MSKAKKTTAASIIWFEIPADKPERAKKFYGRLFGWKINPFPGASAPVGDYWHIDTGGADASPDGGLMKRVHPGQTITSYVNVPSVTRFMAKVEKLGGRVCRPKTAVPGMGYFAICQDTENNTFALWEINDRAK from the coding sequence ATGAGCAAAGCGAAGAAGACCACCGCCGCCAGCATCATCTGGTTCGAGATTCCGGCGGACAAGCCGGAGCGCGCAAAAAAATTTTACGGCAGGCTGTTTGGCTGGAAGATCAACCCGTTTCCCGGTGCGTCCGCCCCCGTCGGGGATTACTGGCACATTGACACCGGCGGTGCGGACGCCTCCCCGGACGGCGGATTGATGAAGCGCGTGCACCCCGGCCAGACCATCACCAGTTACGTCAACGTGCCTTCAGTGACGCGGTTCATGGCGAAGGTTGAAAAACTGGGCGGCCGCGTCTGCCGGCCCAAAACAGCCGTTCCGGGCATGGGCTACTTTGCCATCTGCCAGGACACGGAAAACAACACATTCGCCCTTTGGGAAATCAACGACCGCGCAAAGTAA
- a CDS encoding nuclear transport factor 2 family protein, translating into MSESTGKPSPAADAETPGGKPVAEVSRKEAALTFLRKASSGRAREAFQTHVAPGFRHHNPFLKGDADSLMIAMEENAAKNPDKVLEVQRALEDADWVAVHSRVRQKPGEPGAAVVHIFKFQGNRIVELWDLGQPVLENSPNENGMF; encoded by the coding sequence ATGAGCGAGAGCACCGGCAAACCTTCTCCGGCTGCCGATGCCGAAACGCCCGGTGGCAAACCGGTGGCGGAAGTTTCCCGCAAAGAAGCGGCGCTGACGTTCCTGCGTAAGGCATCGTCGGGCCGGGCGCGCGAGGCATTTCAAACGCACGTCGCTCCGGGCTTCCGACATCACAATCCGTTCCTCAAGGGCGATGCCGATTCGCTGATGATCGCGATGGAGGAAAACGCGGCGAAAAATCCCGACAAGGTGCTGGAAGTCCAGCGCGCGCTCGAAGACGCTGACTGGGTGGCGGTTCATTCGCGCGTGCGACAGAAACCGGGCGAGCCGGGCGCGGCCGTGGTCCACATCTTCAAATTCCAGGGCAACCGCATCGTCGAACTATGGGACCTGGGCCAGCCTGTGCTGGAAAATTCTCCGAATGAAAACGGCATGTTCTGA
- a CDS encoding SRPBCC family protein has protein sequence MYQQPPGEGSPDRKIVSTRVVNARRDVVWKAWTDPGHLARWWGPKGFTNMFQEFDPKPGGHWRYVMRGPDGREYKNHTVFLNLAKPERIVLEHISGPQFLVLVILDEQEDRTRITFRQTFRSAADCGQWKPICVPANEQNLDRLESELKKMS, from the coding sequence CTGTACCAGCAACCGCCGGGCGAGGGTTCACCTGACCGGAAGATTGTCAGCACACGTGTCGTCAATGCACGGCGCGACGTTGTCTGGAAGGCGTGGACCGATCCCGGGCATCTGGCGCGGTGGTGGGGGCCGAAAGGATTTACCAACATGTTTCAAGAATTCGATCCGAAGCCGGGCGGGCACTGGCGTTACGTCATGCGCGGACCGGACGGCAGGGAGTACAAGAACCACACCGTTTTTCTGAACCTCGCGAAGCCGGAGCGGATTGTTCTGGAGCACATTTCGGGTCCGCAATTTCTGGTGCTGGTCATCCTCGATGAACAAGAGGACCGGACGAGGATCACTTTCCGCCAGACCTTCAGGTCGGCGGCGGATTGCGGGCAGTGGAAGCCGATCTGTGTTCCCGCGAACGAACAAAACCTGGACCGGCTTGAATCCGAATTAAAAAAGATGTCCTGA